From the genome of Streptomyces sp. WZ-12:
CGGTGCAGGGTCGGCGGGTGGATGACGAGACGAGGGTCCTGACTGCTCCGAATGGGGGTGTCCGCTTTGGCGTGTACACCGGCCCGATGACGACTCAGACGGTCTCGGCCCTCACCGTGTCCGCCGCTCCTGCTGGGGCGGTGGCCCGATGAGCGCCCTGGCGGCACCGGCCGCGGAGCTGGACTCCCTCTTCGGCGACTTCGTCGACGGGGCCCCGGTACTTCCCGCGCAGCGGAACGCGCTGCGGTCGGTGCCGGCCGCAGGGAAGCCGGATGGCGACGGCCCGGAGGACCCGCTGCGTCTCGGTCGCACGATGCGGCTGCGGCTGCGCGACGCGGTCCAGGCGCTGCTGGCGGACCCGTCGATCGCCGGGCTGAAGGACGCGCCGAAGCTGGCGGCCGTGGTGCTGTACGCGAAGTCGCGGGCGCCGAAGGGCGAGGACGACGACCTCCAGACCTCGACCTGGGGCGCGGAGCTCGGCCGGTGGATGGGCGTGAAGGAGTCGACGGTCCACCACAAGGTGCTGCCGGTGCTTCGCGGCTCGGACGCGGTGCACACGCAGGTGGTGAGGGACGCCAAGGGGCACCCGACCGGGCTGGACTGCCTGGTCATGCCGCTGTGGCGCGCGCACCACGGCGGGGGAGCGGGGCACCCGCTGGCGCTGACGAAGGCGGAGCTGGCGACGCTGCTGCACCTGTGCGAGGCGCTGTTCGGGCACGGCTGGACGCCGAAGGACAAGGAGCCGACGCCGCCGGGGCTGCTGGCCGGCCGTACGGGCAAGGGCGCGGCGACCGACCGGCTCGGGCTGCTGCTGATGGTGCTGAACACGAGGGCGTCGGGCTGGCTGCAGTTGGTCGGCGGTTCGGTGAAGAAGCGCGAGGGGCGCGGGGCGGCGACGCTGGCCCGACTGCTGGGCTGCTCGCCGTCGGGGGCTCGGAAGGTGCTGGCGAGGCTGACGGAGGCCGGGGTCGTGGCGCGGCAGCGCAAGGCGACGTCGACGCGGATGAACGGCCGGGGCCGGGTCATGTTGCTGCCGGTCGCCCGCGCGTACGGCCGCACGCTGGCCTCGGTGGAGGCTGCCCAGGGCGCCGGTCCGGTGTGTTCGGCGCGTCCTGATGGTGCGTGCGGAGATCATGGTCCGGCCGGTGCTGCTGGTGCCCTTGGTGCGTCTGGGATCGGCGGTGCCGAGGGCTCCGAGGATGCGGTCGATCGGGAGCGTCCCGATGGTGCAGAGCTCCACGCAGACCACGCTTCTGGGGTTACTGCCGTAGTTTCTCCGCAGCTTGATTGTGGTTTTTCCGGCGAAGGCCGTGGGGGTGAAGGCCGTCGGCCGGAGCGCGTGTGCGTGGGCGAGGACCAGGCCGCCGACGGCCAGGCCGCCGTTGCCGAGGCCGGCAAGCCGGTGGCTCAGGGCGGCCCGCTGCACGGGGAAAAGCCGAAAGAGTCCCCGGTCGACGAGCGGGTGGGGCAGCGCGCTACCGGGGCTGGCGCCGGTGGCCGGCCGAAGGCCGGAGGGTGGGAAAAGGCGCAGCAGCAGAGGCGGGTGACCCTTCCGGCTGATCTTCGTCTGCGGGTGGCCCTGGGGCCGGTCTCCTGGCTGTGGGAGCGGCTGTCGGGCTGGCAGCAGGACCAGGTGGAGGCCGCCGCGAAGCAGGAGCTGGCGCAGCTGGCGGGCCTGGGTGTGGCGCCGGAGGGTGCGCCGCGGCTGCTGGCCGACCGGCTGACCGACCGCCTGGCGGAGACCGGCGGCGAGGCGATGGTCACCGGCCCGTACGGGTGGCTGATCCGCCGGGGCCTGCCCCAGCGGACGGCCTGCTCGCACCGCAAGTGCGACGACGGGATCCGGCTCGACACGGGCGAGGACTGCGAGAACTGCGGCAACGTCCTCCACCTGCGCCGGGCCTGGCGTGCCCGGATCGGCGCGGACATCGACCGGGAGCTGCCCGGCCTGGCCGACGGCGAGCGCCGGCGCGTCCTCGAGGAGCGGCTGCGCGAGCGGGTCGCCATCGACGCGGAGGACCTGGCCTGGCGCCAGGAGCAGGCCCGCGCGGAGCGGGCCCGGCGCGATGCGGCCCGTGCGGCAGCCGCTGAGCAGGCCGAACGCGACCAGCAGGCCGCGGCCGCCGCCGACGAGGTCCGCCAGGCGCTGGCGTGTGCGGACTGCGGGCGCGGCCGGGCGGCCGGGCTGTGCGAGGCGTGCGACCACCGCCGTCAGACCGAGGCCCTGATCGGTGAGGCCGGTCTCCTCGCGGCGGCCGGGTCCGCCGACCTGAGCGAGGCGGGCAGCATCGCGGCCGCCGTCGCCGGGGCCCGTACGGCCATCGAGGACGGCACCGCGGCCGCGTGGCAGGAGTTCCTCCAGATCACCGACGTGGCCACCCTGAAGGCCGATCCGCAAGGTGCTGCGGACGCGTACGCGTACACCGCGTTCCACACCGCGCAGCAGGCCGTCGGCGAGTACCAGGACGACGCCCTGGCGGTGCTGCGCGGCACCCCGGAGGCCGAAGCCGAGGCCCGGCGGGCGTACCGGTCCGAGCAGGGCCGCCCGTGGTTCCGGAACAATCCGGGCGGTGCGGATGCTGTCGCCGCCGCGACGAGGGCCGCCAACACGGCGAGGGAGCGCGTAGCCGAGTACCTGCTGGCCGCGCGGCTGAAGCAGCTGCACGAGCGGTCCGCCGCCCGGCCCGAGAAGCCCGGGTCGTGGACGGACCGGCTGCCCGGCCTCGCCGCGCGTCCGCTGGACGGCGACGCCACCGGGCCGGTGATCGCGTGACCACCGAGCTGAGCGGTGTCGACCTCGCCCGCCAGGCCCTCATCGCGGCTCGGGAGGCGGCGAAGAAGAACGCCGCCACCACCAGGAAGCCGAAGCGGCGCACCACCGCCGCCGTACGCCGCGACGGGCGCGAGCCGCTCGGGCTCGGGGCGGCGATCGGCATGATGATGACCGAGCGCGGCATGGTCGCCCCGGCCGCCGGCGGATCCGTCCTCGCCGACTTCGACGCCATCCTCACCGCGACGGTGCCCGAGCTCGCCGGGCGTGTGCAGGCGACGGCGTTCGACGCGGACACTGGCCGCCTGGACGTCGTCCCCGACGCCCCGGCCGTCGCAACGAAACTGCGCTGGAGCGCACCGCAGCTGCTCGCAGCAGCCAACGGGCGGGTGCCGACCGCGAACGTCCGCGCCCTGCACGTCCTGGCGCCCGCGTCCATCAGGACCGGCCCCACCACCGCGGCCGCCGTCCCGGCCCCGGCCACGTCCGTCGCGCCCGCCGTCCCGGTGGAGCGCCGGCCGCCGCCGGACGGATACCGCCGCGCGATCGAGGCGCACCGCCAGGCCGCGCCGCCGTCCCGGGTGGATCTGGGGATCGCGGAGGCGGTGGAGCGGCAGACGAAGGCGATGCGTGAGCTGAGCCGCCGGGCCTTCCCCGAGCCCGACGTCGCCGCCGACGATGCGCCGGCCCCGATCGACCAGGCCCGCCTCCAGCGGCGCCGCCAGGCCGCAGCGACCGAAGCCGCCGCGCTGCGCCGGGCGCGGCAGGAACGCGCGGGCATCGCCGTGCCGCAGGCCGTTGCACTGCGCACGACAGCATGAGCGCCAGTTCGTACGGTGGGTGGGCTCGTTGTTTCCCGCGTGAAACAACGAGCCTTCGAGCAGGTGGTCAGGAGGTCGGCGCACCCGACTCCCCGCGGGCCGTGATCCGCCAACTCGACGCGCCCCACGCTCTGAACCAGGTTCCCTCACTTGGCGCACCGCGCGTATCTCCCCGACCCGCTTCCCTCGTTAGGCACGGCACGGGCCCGGTGCGGGCCCTGGACAGGGAGTGATGACGTGGCGGTCAGCCGTACGAGGAAAAAGAAGAAGAACCAGAACCGGACCACCCCGGCATGGGAGGGCCGCACCGTCTACGGCATGGGCAAAGAACTGCAGGACGCCGGTGGGCCGTCGCGCAGGAACATCGAGGTCGGACAGCGGGCAGCGGAAGGTGACCGGGTGTGGTTCGACAAGAATCCCGGCGCCTCGGTGCGCGCACGCGAGGCTCTGCCCGGCGAGCACGACCACCGGGCATTCGGTCCCGAGCCCCTCGCCCCGAACCAGAAGATCGCCGTGGTGGTGGTGCAGGCCGCCCCCGGGCGCCGCACCCGCATCCCCTTCCAGGTCGTTACCACCGCGACGGCCGGCGCGGCGATCTCCCCTCAGCAACTTGAGGAGGTCCGGGCGGAGTGGGAGAGCGGTGACCAGACAGCGCCCCTGATGAACCAGGACAGCAGAGTCGTCGATGGACTTGCCCTGATGCGCGCCCTCCAGTCGATGGGCTGAACCCGCGCGGCAACAGTGGCTTCTCGGCCATTGCGAGTGCCGAATCGGGCAGCTCGGAGCATCGACGGTGTGCCGAACGGTGTCCCGCTCCATGATCTGCGGCAGCGGGACGCGACGGGCGGGCCTGGTGGCAGGGGGAGGTACCCAGTGGCAGTGACCGAGCTGTTGGTCGCGGACGAGATCATGACCCGACTGTCGGATGAGGCCCGCCAGCAGGTGGCGCTCAACCTGCACAAGCGGGACTGCCAGACCTGCGGGGCGTCGCTGGGCGAAAAGACGCCGGCGCTCGCCGTCGACGACTGCGGCCCGTTCTTGAGCGCGTCCCTCAACCACCAGGACTGCCGCCCCTCGGGCTGGTACGGGCTGCGCACAGTCATGGTCGGCGCGCACGTGTCGTGGACCAGCCGGTTCTTCACCCTGCCGATGGACGAGGGCAACGGCCGCCCCCCGCGCCCGATGTTCATCGTCTGTCCGCACCTGGAGACGGTGGCCCTGGACCAGGACGGCGGCGACGGTTGGAGCGTGAACACCGAACGGCACTGGCGGGCCCGCGGCTTCCGCCCGATGGGCCGCGAGCTGATCGTCGACAAGTGGGTGGCCGACCAGGCCCCGCCCAAGGCCCGGCTGACCGGCTCCACCATTCACATCGACGCGGGCCTGGACGGCCAGTGGTCCTCATCGGCGAACCTCGACACCATCAAGGCGACCCGCGCTCTGGGCGGGCTGCTGCTCGGCATCTCCACCGCCTGCGAGCCGACCTCCACGACCGGCCCCAACGACATCCTGCGCTACGGCGCCGCCGGCCACATCTACCTCGGCTGGGTGCCACTCACCTGACGTGCGGCGGCGTTTGGCCAGGATCAGCAGGAAGAAGGGGAGGACACCATGACGGAGCAGGACCGCATCTACCACGGTGTGCAGCAGGTCAGGGACGACGAATCGCTGTGCCGCATCCTGGTGGAGAAGAGGAAGCTGGGGCCCACCGAGCGGCAGGTCGACGACCTCGTCTTGTACGAGCTCGCCCCGAAGGACGCTGAGGTCCTGGGCGGGTTCAACTGGGGATACAGCGGGTCCGGCCCCGGCAGGGCCGCCGACGCGATCCTTGCCGACGCCTTGGGCTTGGGTGATCCCTGGACCTGCGGATTTGAAGGATGGCCCCTCGACCCGGTCCTCCAGGCGCTGAGCATCGGCTTCGCCTCCGATGTGCTGGTGCAATGCTGCTCGGAGTGGCGGCTCAGCCGCGCCGGCGTTCTGCGCTGGTGCCGCGGCTGGTACGCGCAGCAGGGTGCCAACGATCTCCCCGCTGCTCTGGCCGACCTTCCTGAACTGGCCAGCAGCAGCCTGTGACGACTGGCTGCACCTGTGAGCCTCACACGGCGTTTCCGCAGGCGGGAGTGCTGTGGGTGACCCTGTGAGCTGTGAGCGGAGGCTTGCGGCGGGACGGTGTGACCGGATCAGGGGCGGCGGGCGAGGACGTCGTTGATGCGGGAGGCGTCGGCGACCCAGGTGGCGGCGGCCGGCGCGATGAAGCCGAGGACGGCCCGCAGGTCGTCCCGGCGGGCCGCGAGCGGCATGGTCCAGATGCCTTCGTGGTGGGCGATGCGGTTGCGGAGCTTGTGGAGGCGCTGGACGGGGTCCTCGATGAGGGTCAGGGCGCGGCTGGGGGCGTGGGGGAAGGCGCCGGCGAGGTCGGGCCAGAGGGTCGCGCGGTACTGGCGGGCGAGCAGGAAGCGCCAGAAGCCGAACCCGAGTTCCGCGATGATCTTTCCGCGCGGTGTGGCCGCTCCGCCGCGCTGGGCACGCTGGCGAGCGGTGCGGATGTCGGCGCGGGCCTTGTCGCTTAGCGGGACGGCGGGGTCGTCGTACCACTCGGCGGTGCGGCCGCGGTGCTGTTGACGGTGTACGAGCCGGGCGTCCATGGCGTTGCGCAGCATGATCTCCAGGTGCCCCAGCGACTCGAAGAACGCGGCTGCGGCCGCGCTGTTCCACCGGTACAGCACCAGCGCGGCCGTCGCGTCGCCGCCGCAGGCGGCCAGGTACGGGGCGAAGCGGTCAGAGCTGATCAACGTGACCACGGTCGAGTGGCTGGACGGCGGTGAGGATGCGGGCGGTGTGCTGGGCATGGTGGGGCCATCGTAGGTACACTGGGCGACGAAGACCCTGGAATCGTCCCTGGTAGCCCCGAAGGGGCAGGCCACACGCCCAGGGTTCAGCTTCTCGAAGGCCGTCCGGCACCCGCCGGGCGGCCTTCTTGCGTGGCCGCCCCACTCTCGAAATCTATCCGATCGGGTTAAATAAATAGGTTAAAGATCAGGGTAAAGTCTGTTAGTGTTCGGGGTGGAGGTAGTCGCACATGGCATCCGAGGAAGAGCTGTTCGCGAACATTGACGCGTTGTTGGAGGAGGAACCGCAGCTCCCGCCGCCGGCGGAGCGTGCCCGGCTTCGCGAGGCCGCTGGCATCACCCAGGCCCGGCTCGCGGTCGCGTTGAAGACGTCGACGCAGACGGTGAAGAACTACGAGAACGGTCGCTCCGAGCCGAAGTCGCCGCGCTTGGAGGCGTATCAGCGGCTGCTGAAGGGGTGGGCGGCGAAGTACCCTGCGCACGGCGCTCCCGCTGCACCCGCCCCGGCCCCGGCCCCGGCCCCGGCCGCCACGATGGAGCCGGAGGTGCCCGAGACGTTCGCCGGCCCGGCCGCCTCTGAGCCGGAGGCGCCGGCTGCCGCACCGGTGCAGGCTCCGGCCGGGCCCGAACGGCGCGCCCGTGCGGCCGCGCGTCCGGCGACGTCGCGGCGTCTGGCGGCGAAGAAGGCGGTGAAGCCCGCGAAGCCGGCCGTCGACCCGCGCTTCCCGCACGGCCCGCTGGCCGTGCTGGATGGTGACGGCTCCGCATACGGCGTGGGCGGCATCGTGCTCGACTGCCCGGCCACTACGGTGCCGGAGCTGGTGGAGTGGACGCTGCGCGAGTCCGGTCTCGGTGCCGCGAAGCTCAATCGGTACGGCAAGGACAGCGACCCGCTGATCGTCCTCACCGCCGCGGCCGCCGTGAAGCTCGGACTGCCCGAGCGCCTGGAGGGCCACGAGCAGCGCCGCTCCCTGCGCCTGCCGGAGGACCACCCGGTCGTCAAGCAGGTCGCGAAGGCGAAGTGGCAGCTCACGCAGCGCGGGTTCGGCCCATGGGCGCGGATCTACCGCAAGGCGCAGGGCCGTGACCGGCAGTGCGTGCAATTGGCGATCCTGTCGTGGGATGCCCTCGATGAGCGGTCCTGGCCCGGCGTCTCCCAGATGGAGCCGGCCGACATCGCCCGCGTGCTCGGGGTGTACGCCCAGCGGGTCATCACCCCGCGCGGCTCCACCGCCGTCTCGGGCCTGGAGCTGATGACCGCCATGCGCCCGCCGACGAAGCCGGAGCGCGATGAGCAGACCGGCAACTGGATCTCCGGCCACAACCTGGGCTCGCTGGGGACGGAGCCGATGGACCCGGCTCCGCCGGAGGCCACCGCGGAGCACCCAGTCGTCGTTCAGTCCGGCTGGAAGGGCGGGTTCCTCAACGAGGAGGCGTACCAGTGGGTGCGCTCGGTGGACTTGCTCAGCGATGAGGAGTGCCTGTTGCCCTTCGCGGTCGGCCTCGACCTGAACACGGCGTTCTTGGCCGCCGCGGCCCGCCTGGTTGTCGGCCTGTCCGCGCCCGACCACTTCCACGCCCCGAAGTTCAACCCGAAGATCCCCGGGAGCTGGCTGGTCGACCTGTCCCGCATCGAGCTGGACCCTCGTCTGCCCTCGCCGTTCACGCCGGACGGCTCCCGGCCGACGGGCCCGGCCTGGTACCAGACGCACACCGTCGCCTACGCCCAGGAGCTCGGGTACGACGTGCACCCGATCGAGGCGTACCTGCGGCGCGAGACCGGCGCCTACCTGGACCCGTGGCACGACCGCCTCAAGAACGCCTACGTCGACACCCTCGCCGACCTGGGCGTCACTAAGGACCTGGACGACCGCGCTTTCCTCGCCGCGATGGAGCAGCACAAGCAAGTCGATCCGGCCCTGGCCGCAGTCCTCGCGGCCATCAAAGCCACGGTGAAGGGGGGCGTGGGCAAGCTGCGCGAGCGCCCGCAGGGCAAGCACTACAAGGACGGCGAGCGGTGGCCGGCCCTTCAGCGGCCGACCTGGCGCCCGGACATCCGCGCCGCCGTCATCTCCAAGGCGCGGGTCAACATGCACCGCAAGCTGCTGAACATGGCGAAGATGACGGGTCTGTACCCCCTCGCCGTGCTCTCCGACTGCGTCGTCTACCCCTCGCCCGGCGCCTCGCCGCTGGACTTCCTCCCGTACGCCGCCTCGGGCAAGCCGCAGCCGGGCGGCTTCCGCCTCGGGCCCACGCCGGGCCTGGCGAAGCTGGAGGGCGTCCAGGAGATGTCCTGGGCCGTGGACCTGATGGAGAAGGGCCTCAACCCCGCCCGCCACATCAAGGGCGGCGACGCCGTCCTCGACGAGGGCGAGTAGGACCGCGACCCGCGACCGCCGGCACCGGCATGACGCCGTCCCAACGAAAAGGCCGGCGCGCACCTCAACCGCACCGAAGGAGCCGTACCCGATGACCACCACCGACGCCGCGCCTCCGCAGTGGCCCGTTCCCACCGCCCCGCCCGCCCATGACCCGGCACTGTTGGCGCGGGCGATGCGGGACATGCGCCTGACCTGGCGCGCCCGCGGCGTCCTGGCCGAACTCGCCACCGGCTACACCCCCGGCCAGGCCCCCACGGTCAGCGAACTGATCTCCCTCACCCGCGATGAGCGCCTGGCCGCCGAGGGCCGCGACGCCTTCCGCAAGGCGGTCGGCGAACTGCGCGCCCTCGGCTACCTCACACCCGACGCCACCACGGCCTCCGGTGTGGGCGAGCGCCTGGTCGTGGACCTCGCCCCGGCCGCCGACGCCCGCCTGATCCCTCAGCGCTACGGCCACAGCCTGTTCACGGACGGGAGCTGACCGGTGGGGGAGATTGAGGGCGCTATCGAGCGAGCCGATCAGGAAGCGTTCACCCGTCAGCCACCCAAGAGCCTCAAAGCGCGCATCAACTTCCTGGTGGGGCAGATGAAGACCACCAAGGCCGTTGCCGCCGAGCTCGGCGTCAGCCAGCGCTCGGTGGAGCGTTACCGCACCGGCGAGCGCAAACACCCGCCCAAGCCCATCGCGGACCGGATCGACACGGCCGTACGCGCCCGCTGGCAGCCGAAGGTCCGAGGGCGCCGCCGGAAACAGGCCGCCACCAGCACCGGCATCACCGTGGAGACCCGGGCCCGGTTCGGCTATACCGCGCCGATCGGCACTACCGACGACGGCCGGATGCGCCGCCTGACCGTCCACCTTCCGCCGGCCTACGCCCGTCGTCTGTTCGACGCCCAGCAGCAGGGCGCCACCGACCAGCAGATGCGGGACATCGTCGCCGAAGGACTGCAGGAGGTGTACTTCAAGGATGGCGGACGCCGCGCCGCGGGCCTCGAGGTCGCCGTCACCGACATCGACTACTTCGACGTCTCCTACTGACCGGAACCGGACTCAAGCGGCCGCGCACCGCTGTGTGACTGCGCGCTTCACTTCAGCCGGGGTTTCTGTCGCGTCGGATGACTTTGGTGGTTCCGGCGGGGCTGGTGTACCCCTGCCCGCTGTGCCACTGGCCGATGCGGGTGGCACAGCACGCAGCGACGGTCGAGGTGCGGTGCGAGGCCCACGCACCCCGCGGCGTGCACTACCGCCGCACCGCCAGTCCTGCTGGTGCGGGCCCGCCTGAGCTGGTCGGCACGGGGAAGAAGGCAACACCCGTGCAAGGGCTGCCGGCCAGCACGGAACACCTGGCCCTGGCCCGCCCGGTGTGGCGCTACGGGGTCCTGCCGACACTGATGGAACTGCACCTGCGCAACGAGGTCGCCGACCTTCCGCACGTCACTGTGGAGATGTGGCCCGGCGAGCTGCGGCCGGACGAGTACGACCTGCACATCACGGTGGCGGTGCCGGGCCGGCGCACACAGCACTTCCGGGCGGACGCCAAAGCATGGGAGTCGGTGGTCGCCCTCGGCGACGCGCTGATGGAACGCGAGCCGCCGCGGTGCCCGCTGACGATTGTGCTCCCTGACCACCAGGACCGCGAGCGGCACTACCTCGCCGCCAGGCTCCGCGGCCGCCTTATCACGGTGACCACCCTCAGCCGGCTGGTCAAGCGCATCAAGACGGCATCCGGAGCGCCGCAGTGAGGCCTGAGGAGTGGGAGCTGCGGCGGCTGACGGCGCGGTGCCGCTGGCGATCGCCGAGATGTACTTCGGCTTCCGCAACCCTCAGGGTGAGCTGGTCGTCCCGCTGGACCAGGCCTACTACATCTGGGCCGCCGCGCGCGTGGATCTGTGGGACCAGTGGCCCCGCCTGCCGCGCCGGGTACGGGAACTGGCCGGCCGGTACTGGCATGTGCGAGAAGACGACCTGGCCAGCCGGGACACGTTCTATGCCATGGCCCGCGCCTACGCTGCCAGCCCGGACGGCCTGTACTGCCTGCCGGAGGATGTACCGCCCCGGGAGGCCCGGTACCTGGTCGTGGCGCACGCACAAAACCCCCTGCGGCTGGCAAAGCAGCTGGTGAGCGAGGCTGAGGAGCTCTTTTACCAGGCCCGCAGCCCGCTGCCCGTGGCCGGCCCCGGGCAGTGGTGCTTCGGCGGACGCGAACCCTCGGTGGTGACGATCCCCGACACCGAGAAAGACGCCCAGGTGCTTCCGCTGCGGCTGCGTACCGCCGCCTACCGGCCCACCACGACGGTGTCCCGCAAGAAGGTGCTGCACCTGGCGCGCTGACAGGCGGCCGCCACCCCCGACCGTCATGGGTGGACACCCGGCCTGCTGACCGCGTTCTTCGACAAGCTCCTCGACGCCGAGGACCGCCCTGTCACCCGCCTCCAACTGCCCGCCGGAGCCATCAGAGTCCTCAACGCACCGACCGGCGTCGGCAAGAGCGTCCTGATGAACGCGATCGCCCCCCTGCTCGCCCAGCAGAGGCAGGGCCCCATCGCAGTGGTCGTCGGCCAGATCCACGACAGTCTCAGCGGCGCGGAACGCATCGAGGCGGACAACGACCTCGTCCGCCAGGTAGCCACCTAGCTGTATTGACCCGTGAGGTTGGGGACGCGGCTGGCGGGTGGCTGACCTTTCAGCGCGGTGTGTCCGCGGTGGTGATTGTAGGTGTGCAGCCAGGCGGGGTAGGCGTCGCGTCGTTCCTGCTCGGTGCGGTAGGGCTTGGCGTAGGCCCATTCGTCGAGCAGGGTGCGGTTCAGGCGCTCGACTTTGCCGTTGGTCTGGGGCCGGTAGGGTCGGGTGCGCTTGTGGGCGATGCCTGCGGCGGCCAAGGCATCGCGCCACAGGTGGGACTTGTAGCAGGAGCCGTTGTCGGTCAGGACCCGCTCGACAGTGATCCCGCACGAGGTGAAGAACTCCTGGGCCCGGGTCCAGAAGGCGGTCGCGGTCTCCTTCTTCTCGTCGGTCAGGATCTCGCTGTAGGCGAGGCGGGAGTGGTCGTCGACGGCGGTGTGGATGTAGCTGTAGCCGGTGCCGGAACGGGTTTTGCGGCCGGCGTGGCGGCCCAGCACCTTGTGTCCGCCGCCGTCGGGGATGTTGCCGAGTTTCTTGATGTCCACGTGCACCAGCTCGCCGGGCCGTTCGCGTTCGTAGCGGCGTATGGCTCGGCTGGTCGCGCGGTCCAGGTGCGTGAGCCGGGCCAGCTGGTAGCGGGTCAGCACTCGATGCACCGTTGAGGGGACCAGGCCGAGCAGGCCGGCGATGCGGGCTGGCCCCCAGCGGCGCAGGATGCGGAGCTTGATGATCCGGCGTTCGGTGCGGGTCGGTGTCCGGCGTGGGCTGTGGTGGGGGCGGGAGGAGCGGTCGGTCATGCCGGCCTCGCCCAGGACTCGGTAGCGGCCGGCCCATCGTTGGGCCGTGGTCGGGGAGACCTGGAAGCGTTCGGCGGCCCGCCGTAGGGTCCAGCCGTCCTCGACGACGCAGCGGGCCAGACGCAGCCGGCCGGTCTCGGTCAGGGGTGCATTACGGTGGGGCACGAGGGCCTTTCGGTCGGTGTAGACGTCGCAATCCACACCGAACCCGGAAGGCCCTCACCCGTTCAAGATCCCGCAACCGAGACCTGCATCACCCGTCCACAACCTCCCGGGACAGAACACCGACCAGTGGCAGGGCACCTCCACCGCGGCCACCAGCCGCACCCTGCTTATCGCCTGCCTACGCCAGGGCCTGCGCCTGGCTCGCGACCACCGCCTGACGGACCTGACCTGGCTCACCGACGCCGCCTACGCGTACGACAACGACGCCATCTGGGAACCCCTGGCCCCGCCCGCCCACGACCACAGCAACACGAACCCGTCGCTGAAGTTCAACGAGGTCGAAGAGCCCTTCGAGTTCCTGATGCCGGACCAGATCCCGACGCTGGTCGAGACCACTCGCAACGTCCGGGACCGGTTCCTGGTCTCCCTCGGTGCGGTCACCGGCATGCGGATTGGTGAACCGCTCGGCCTGCACCGCCAGGACATGCACCTGCTGTCGGACTCGCGGGTCCTGGGCTGCCCAGCGGCCGGCCCGCACGTCCACGCCCGGCGTCGGCGAGACAACACCAACGGGGCTCTGGCAAAGGCCCGCGTTCCCCGCGCGATCCCGGTCACCACCGACGTGGTCGGCCTCTACGCCGACTACACGTACGAGCGGGCCCGGCTGCTGCCCCAGGACGACCAGGAACTCGTCTTCGTCAACCTCTTGAGGTGCCTCGAGGTTTCCGGACAGGCGTCCAATAGGATCGCCTGGAACAGGGAACGAGGAACAAGCAGTGGCACCGAGAAAGTACTCCCCGGAGTTCCGTGAGGAAGCCGTCCGGATTGCCTTGAGTTCGAGCAAGACGGTCACCGAGGTCGGCCGGGAACTCGAGATGAATCCGGAGACGCTCCGTGGCTGGATGAAGAAGCACCAGAAGCGGAATGAGTTGCCCGCCGATGCCGGCCTGCCCGTCAGTGAGCGTGCGCGACTGAAAGAGCTGGAACGGCGCAACCACGAGCTCGAGATGGAGAACGCCTTCCTGACAAAAAGCCGCAGCGTACTTCGCGAAGGATCCCCGGTAGCGAGCAAGTACGAGTTCATCGATGAGATGCGACTTGATACGGCGGAGTACGTCTACAGCGTCGAGTTCATGTGCAGCAGACTCGGCGTTTGCAGATCCGGCTACTACGAATGGCGCGACCGTCCAGAATCCGCAACAGCCAAGCGGCGCGAGGAACTGAAAATGCTCATCAAGAAGGCATTCGAGGAATCCGACAGCACCTATGGCTACCGGCGCGTCCACGCCCAGCTGGCCCGCTGGGGCCGCGCCGTCGGCCCGGAGCTGGTCCGCCGCCTCATGCGCGAGATGGGCCTGGAACCCTGCCAGCCGAGGCCGAATCGTTTCGGCCTCACCCAAGCCACGGCCAGCCTGGTGCCAGACCTTGTCGGCCGC
Proteins encoded in this window:
- a CDS encoding tyrosine-type recombinase/integrase yields the protein MPDQIPTLVETTRNVRDRFLVSLGAVTGMRIGEPLGLHRQDMHLLSDSRVLGCPAAGPHVHARRRRDNTNGALAKARVPRAIPVTTDVVGLYADYTYERARLLPQDDQELVFVNLLRCLEVSGQASNRIAWNRERGTSSGTEKVLPGVP
- a CDS encoding IS3 family transposase — encoded protein: MGSPGTGNEEQAVAPRKYSPEFREEAVRIALSSSKTVTEVGRELEMNPETLRGWMKKHQKRNELPADAGLPVSERARLKELERRNHELEMENAFLTKSRSVLREGSPVASKYEFIDEMRLDTAEYVYSVEFMCSRLGVCRSGYYEWRDRPESATAKRREELKMLIKKAFEESDSTYGYRRVHAQLARWGRAVGPELVRRLMREMGLEPCQPRPNRFGLTQATASLVPDLVGRDFTADTPGEKLVGDITYIPTTEGWLYLATIIDCCSKEVIGYAMDDHYRTPLIVRAIRNAARNRKLTKGAIFHSDRGSNSMSTEFADVLKKLQLRKSAGRTGICFDNAMAESFFGVLKNERVSRVTYLTREAARQDITRYIEFWYNRKRLHSAVGYHPPREVHAEHQKLRIAA